One window of the Actinomycetota bacterium genome contains the following:
- a CDS encoding glycine--tRNA ligase gives MEAITSLAKRRGFAFPSSEIYGGLRSFWDYGPLGVELKRNVRNAWWRSLVQLRDDVVGLESSIIMSPQVWEASGHLASFTDPLVECLSCHQRFREDHLPASRACPNCGQKQWTEARNFNLMFKTHMGPVEEEGAAVYLRPETAQGMFVDFVTVQTATRKKLPFGIAQIGKSFRNEITPGNFIYRTREFEQMEMEFFVVPGTDEEWHDFWIQERLRWYTDLGMRQENLRIREHAPDELSHYSKRTVDVEYAFPFGDGWGELEGIANRTDFDLKAHAERSGKDLTYYDQENDRRFYPYVIEPAAGVDRATLAFLIDAYTVDEAPSAKGEMEKRTVLRIHRDLAPIKVAVLPLSRNDRLVPEARRVFDLVKQHWMADYDDAGAIGRRYRRQDEVGTPYCVTVDFDSLEDGQVTVRERDSMQQDRISIDKLVPYVWERMS, from the coding sequence ATGGAGGCCATCACGTCCCTGGCCAAGCGCCGGGGGTTCGCGTTCCCGTCCAGCGAGATCTACGGCGGGCTGCGCTCGTTCTGGGACTACGGCCCGCTCGGGGTGGAGCTGAAGCGCAACGTCCGCAACGCCTGGTGGCGCTCGCTGGTCCAGCTCCGGGACGACGTGGTCGGCCTGGAGAGCTCGATCATCATGTCGCCGCAGGTGTGGGAGGCCAGTGGCCACCTGGCGTCGTTCACCGACCCCCTGGTGGAGTGCCTGAGCTGCCACCAGCGGTTCCGGGAGGACCACCTGCCCGCCAGCCGGGCCTGCCCGAACTGCGGCCAGAAGCAATGGACCGAGGCGCGCAACTTCAACCTCATGTTCAAGACCCACATGGGCCCGGTGGAGGAGGAGGGCGCGGCCGTGTACCTGCGCCCGGAGACGGCACAGGGAATGTTCGTCGACTTCGTGACGGTGCAGACCGCGACGCGGAAGAAGCTCCCTTTCGGGATCGCCCAGATCGGGAAGTCGTTCCGCAACGAGATCACCCCCGGGAACTTCATCTACCGCACGCGCGAGTTCGAGCAGATGGAGATGGAGTTCTTCGTGGTCCCCGGGACCGACGAGGAGTGGCACGACTTCTGGATCCAGGAGCGCCTGCGCTGGTACACGGACCTCGGGATGCGCCAGGAGAACCTGCGGATTCGCGAGCACGCCCCCGACGAGCTCTCCCACTACTCCAAGCGAACCGTCGACGTGGAGTATGCCTTTCCCTTCGGGGACGGATGGGGCGAGCTGGAGGGCATCGCCAACCGGACCGACTTCGACCTCAAGGCCCACGCCGAGAGATCGGGCAAGGACCTGACTTATTACGACCAGGAGAACGACCGGCGCTTCTACCCGTACGTGATCGAGCCGGCGGCCGGCGTGGACCGGGCGACGCTGGCGTTCCTGATCGACGCCTACACGGTGGACGAGGCGCCCTCGGCCAAGGGGGAGATGGAGAAGCGGACCGTGCTGCGAATTCACCGGGACCTCGCCCCGATCAAGGTGGCCGTGCTGCCGCTGTCGCGCAACGACCGGCTGGTCCCGGAGGCCCGGCGGGTGTTCGATCTGGTGAAGCAGCACTGGATGGCCGACTACGACGACGCGGGCGCCATCGGCCGGCGGTACCGGCGGCAGGACGAGGTCGGCACCCCGTACTGCGTGACCGTGGACTTCGACTCGCTCGAGGATGGCCAGGTCACGGTGCGGGAGCGGGACTCCATGCAGCAGGACCGCATCTCCATCGACAAGCTCGTGCCGTACGTGTGGGAGCGCATGTCGTGA